One Microcebus murinus isolate Inina chromosome 24, M.murinus_Inina_mat1.0, whole genome shotgun sequence genomic window, GTTATTACCTTTGCACCAATCATTCACTCTATTGACCATAGAAGGAGGGCTATTTCTGGGCCTTTtgctctattccattggtctctaTGTCTGATCTTACACCAGTGCCATTCTGCCTTAGGAACTGTAGCtttgcaatgagaaataaaatctcgAAGCGTGAGTCCGACTTGTTATTCAATATCTAACGTTCCCCCATTATTGTTTTCAAAGGGCTAGGACAAATATATGTCCACCACCCCACCCTTGTTAAATCCCGATTAAGGGTACTTAATCGGGATCCTGCTAGTTCAATCTGCCCCAGGTGTTGCACAAATAGTAATGGGGAGGGTGCTGGTCGGATTATCTGGGGACTGCCAGAGAACACACCCTGAGGCTTCCTAATCCGATTGAGTGCTTGGACGTGACTGGTGGATGTTGTGCCTCGGGAGTGGGTGTGGTGAGTTGGGCTAGCTATAAAAAGGCTGATGTGGAGACGGACCTGCCATTCGAAGGCGCTCTCAGAAGGGAAAGCATCGTCCTTCCTCAACTTACGGTCCCAGCGGGGGCTTCGTGATCATCGCTCCCGGAAACATGAAGGCTGCTTCagtcctccagggaggggagcctCCTTTCAATGCCTTTGCAAAACTCAAAATTTCTCAGCCAAATTTAGCTGACGATATGGATAACCCCAGTTGTTACCGACCTAAGAACTCTTCACTGTTATCTAAGAGAGATCCCGACCTGCATTTAAAACAGGCTCCTGGGACAAAGCCATTGGCTCCCAGGGACAAACTGCTGCTGACCTGGAAGAGACCTTATGGGGTTGGTGCTGGGCTCTGCAATGTGGGAAACACGTGCTACATGAATGCTGCACTGCAGTGCCTGACGTACACACCACCCCTCGCCAACTATGTGCTGTCCCAGGAGCATTCTCTAAGCTGTCGTCGTCAGGAATGCTGCATGCTGTGCACTATGGAAGCTCATGTCACCCGGGTGCTaacccagcctggccaggtgATCAAGCCCTCGCTGGCACTGGCTGCTGGCTTCCACAGATACGACCAGGAAGATGCCCATGAGTTTCTCATGTGCACTGTGGATGCCATGAAGAGAGCTTGTCTATCTGGGCACGAGCCCTTAGACGGTCACTCTGAGGACACAACCCTAATCCGTCAAATATTTGGAGGCTACTGGAGGTCTCAGATCAAGTGTCTGCACTGCCATGGCATTTCAGACACCTTTGAACCTTACCTGGACATCGCCTTGGATATCGAGGCAGCTCAGAGCCTCAACCAAGCTTTGCAATGGTTGGTGAAGCCCGAGCACCTGGACGGAGAGGATGCCTATCACTGTGGTACTTGTCTAAAGAAGGTCCCTGCGTCCAAGTCTCTGACTGTGCACACTGCCTCCAAGGTCCTGATGCTTGTGTTGAAAAGGTTCTCAGATGTCACAGGcaacaaaattgcaaaagaagTGCAATATCCCGAGTGCCTTGACATGCAACCATACATGTCTCAGCGGAACAGAGGACCCCTTGTTTACCTCCTGTATGCTGTGCTGGTCCATGCTGGGAGCAGCTGTCAAAGTGGACATTACTTCTGCTATGTCAAAGCTGGGAATGGCCAGTGGTACAAAATGGATGATGCTAAGGTGACCGCCTGTCACATTTCTTCTGTCCTCAGTCAACCTGCCTACCTTCTCTTTTACATCCAGAAGAGTGAATTGGGGAGAGACGGTGGGTGTGCCTCCAGAGGGAAGAAACCAAGAGCCCGTGGGGCTGAAGACACGGACAAGGGAGCAACCCAACGGGAGCTCAAAAGTGACTCTGGCGTCAAGATTCCCGAGTTTGAGGAACGCTTGGAAAAGACAGCAACTACGGAGCTCTCCTTAGATCAGTGGAAGTGCCTCCTGGAACAAAACCGACCAAAGCCTGCGGTGAACTTCCGAAAAATTGAATCCACCCTGCCTTCCAATGCAGTTGTGATTCATCCACCAAAATACAAGACGGAGATGACAAAGGACAATAACTTGCTGCCCACATcagacaaggaagaaagagaccAGGTGTCCCTGAAAGCTAGCAAAGTCCCTTGTGTGGGTGGGAGGGCCAGGGGTAGCAAGAGGAGGAACAAGCACGGCACAAGTTCTCTGGTTGTGTTCCAGTAATATCAGGATGAGAACTGATGCAtgtgcagtgactcacacacacacacacacaagtcagtACTGGAGGAAGAAACTTGGAAATGAAGAGGTCCGGTTTGGCTACAAGCACCTGCAGCCATTGGTTCCTGGTGGCTGCATTCCAGGATGTGGCCACATATGTGAAatcttttctttggatttttgagtGTTCTGAACATTTGAAGGAACTTTCTACGTGCAGATGTTCACTGTATATGAAATTCAttgtgaattctgatttttaggtTTTGAAGTGTAGGATTCCACTGTGAGGTTTTTAGAGTGTGTGGAATTTAATATGGAGTCTCATGATTTTCTGGTGGTGCTGTGTTAGTACTTGTTCTCACTTGTGGGTGGGTGTGAGATGTTTGCCTTTTGGTATCGTGGGATATCTGGGAATCATGTGCGACACTTTAAGTAATTGAAATAGGAGTAAGGTTTCAAGACACGTGTGATCGTTTTACCGCTCCAAGCCTTCAGCTGGTAAAGATTGTTCCATGGATTTTGGTGGGTTATCATATTAAGTGCAATGGTGTGTTCTCTGGATACAGTAGGCGGGAAAGTCtacattttttctagatatggtgCTCCTTGTGCTTCATGATCCAATATGGCCTTGTCTGTATGAGGTTATTAAATTTCATTGCAAAGCtgtagttttaaaatctgttaaatgttaataaaattcatcCCAATGTGACATAGGTACTGTAGTTCCTTTTTTCCCTCGGCAGCAGAGACTCATTCTTTACCCAGGGTGGAGCGGATGCAGTCGCAAGGTCACAGTTCACTGCTACCCCCAACTCCAGGCTTCAgacatcctcctggctcagctgcaACCACAGGCAGGTGACACCGTGCCTGGcgaatgttttgttgttgtgcaTTTGGTGTCTCCCTATGTTGCAAAGAGCTTAATTTCTAAAACACCCCAGTTCAATTTCTTGGTAGTTATAGTCATCAATGTTTAATTATGTGAGAGCAATGAAAACCTTGGTAGCAccttattagaaatacagaaatctatGGTAAAACTCACCCCTTATGAATCAAAAACATACACATTAACAAtgtatcttacattttcctggttagagctgcaacccatactattaagtgaagtttcccaaggatgcaaaaacaagcaccacatatactcaccagcaaattggtatgaactgagcagcacctaagtggacacataggtactacagtaatagggtattggtcaggtgggagggggagggggaaacatatataatgagtgagatgtgcggcatcagggggatggtcatgctgaagactcagacctgttgggggagggggggactgggcatttattgaaaccttaaaatctgtacccccataatatgccgaaaaaaaaaacacatatccttcaattattaaatataattttatggaaccataatagacatataataaactctgtatttttaaagtgtaaaaataaaaatgtaataataatttttaaaaaacaatgtatctgagtgatgtttgtgaaaattcaagtgTGGTAAGTGTTGGGTGCAGACTTATTCTCAATTGGGCTCACATTCAATGCAGTTGGTGAGCTTTAAATGACACTCACGCTTGTGTTCTAATCCCGAGATACCACTTTCatgtgtaggaaaaataaatttttgtgcatatacctgtttcatcttgcactttgcatttttattgaaataaaatatagttcatATGAAATGCAGCATTTCAATCGTATTCACCTGAGCAGGATTCTGTGACATTCAGTGCATTCTCCTTCAGGTGTAACCCTAACCACCATCCACCTCCCAGGGACTTCTCGttttcccaactgaaactctatatgtATTAATCCTTAACTCCACGTTCTCCCTCTGGGAACTCCTTCCAAACTACAATTCTCCTTTGTGTCACCACGGATGTGACTGGTCTAGAGAACTCACATGGCATGAATCCTCAAGTATTTGTCCTTGGGTGACTGGCTGATGTTTCACCGTGCCTTGTGCCTCAAGGAAGTTTTTCTGAAATACCTCTAGAGAGCCAGATGGGTCTgtgtttcttgcattttcatttccatcttccaCTTATTTGTACAGACACTGTGAACGTTGTTTTCACCCCTCTCATATTGGCTGACAGAAGCTTTATTACCACCAATTCTCCTCCCTTAGCAACCTTCAAAGAGGCCACTTTATCCATTGTTAAGGCCAAATGATGTTACGGGACACACAtagaaaaacacacacccaaacaccccattgttttcatccattcatccactgttgaatatttgggtggttttcactgtgtcctttctggaattttggtaGAATGAGGAAAGGTATAGAAGTTTCTCTTAGAGCGTCTGCCTTTCAGTCTTTTGTCTATGTAGCTAAGAGGGACGTTTCTGCCTTATATGATAATtatccatttaattttgtgaggaaTGGTCGTGTGGTTTTCCACAGgagtttcctcattttctcattctcagtAGCAATGTGCAGAGATTCTCATTCAATATATCCTTAACAATGGTTCTGAATCTCTGCTTTGACTGACTGATAGATTGAATGTCTCAAGCCTCAGAAGAGCAGAGCattatctctttgtatttggAGTAGTGTTTCCCTAATAAAGAAGGATTTTGAGCCTCCCTTCAAGAATTCATTGGCCATTTCATATCTTCTCTGGTGAAACgtctacttttatacatttttgggatttaatttgtttctaagtcaCAAACTTTTGTAATATTCTGGATACTCCTTCttgatcagaaatatattttgcaaatattttgtcgcCTCCTTTTGGTAGTTCCGTCATTGTTTTAGAGTGGCCTTGAAGCATAAAAGTTctaatgttggcgtggatgcagagagataggaacactctcacgctgccggtgggactgcaaactagttcattctctgtggaaagcaatatggagattccctAAAGCGACTGGATCAACAAGTCTATCtagcctttgatccagcaatcccatgactcgGCACccttccaaaagaacaaaagtcactctaagaagaagacacctgcactcgaatgttcagggcagcacaattcacaattgcaaagaagcggaaacaacccaagtgcccatcaatacatgagtcgattaataaaacgtggtatatgtgtgccatggagtactcttcagttgtaggaaacaacggtgatgcagcatcatttgtttattcctggatagagctggaacccattctattaagtgaagtatcccaagaatggaaatataagcatcacatgtactcaccagcaaattggtattaagtgatcaacacctaagtggacataaaggaataacatttatcgtgtgtcgggcaggtggcgggAGAGGGGACGGTTATATACATTCATAGTGAATGCactgcgcaccaactgggggaaggacatgcttgaagctctgactcaaaggaggGTGTGGGCAAGGGTGATAGACAtgaccctaacatttgtacccccacaatatgctggagaaaaataaaaaatgttccaatTTTGATACACcccaatctatttattttcttatgcctGATTGTTGGTGTCATGTGCAAGAAATCCTTAGAAAATCCCGTGCCCTGAACATTGCCCCCATATGTTCTTCTACGTTGCATGGTTTACTTTGTACATttagtgttttctgaatttcaggttgtatttcagtattttgtgtctaggaattttatttctttgggtgtttttttgtgtAAGGTCCAACTTTGGGGTTTCTTCGGATAGTCTAAGTTTCACGGCACCCTATTAGGCAAGGAATGCCCTTGTGCATAGAAAAGTTTTGACACCCTGGTGTCAGTGACTCAAACCCGTCCACCAGAGACGGCAGGGTTGTGTGTGGGTGTCTCTTCTACACCTTTGGTAGCAGCAGCCTGGGATTTTGACGTCATTTTGTCTCCAGAAGCTTGTACCCATGAGGGGAGCTCGGAGGTCACTCCTCCTGAGAGCAGAATCCCGGCAGAGACAGTTTTTCCTCACACTCTGCAGTGtctgctcctgccctgctgctccGTCCCAGTCCCCATGTCCTCCTTCCCCCCAGGACATGGGCGTTCCTCCCTGAGCAGCTATGGAATTGATTCTGGTAACATCTTGAAGTTCTCAGCACAGGGTGTGCAGTAAGGAGGGTGTGGACACAGAGCAGATGCCCAGTGAAGTTTGCATTAATAGGGGCATACACATAAATTTCCATAGGCTGCCTTCCTCAGACTCCTATTTTTATCTAAGTTTACTAGGACTCGGCAAAGGAAAGTgatgttttggggggtgggggcggcggcgATGGGGGATCCTCTGGAGAACGACGCCTATTTGTCCTGGGGTGTGAGGGTCGGGGTGGAGGGGTCGTGTGCTGGGGTTTCTTTCCCAGCTCAGGAAGCTAagtgtggggatctggctgaccAGAACGAACAGCACACGGGTCCTTGTCCCCAGGTAAATCCACAGGTCCCTCCCACAATCTTAGTGGCTTGGGATCGGATGGAGATGCATTTTGCCTGAGATTCTGAATTGTTAAGGAGCCATTAGACCTGCCAGCCTCCTCATCACCTTCCATAAACTTCCACCTATAGAGATAGGTTTTACGTAATTTGCactgggataaagaaaaaataggacacGGCCTGGTATCGAGGTGACAATTTTATTGACAGAGAAGCAAAGTGCAAAGAGACTTTCATACAGTGACATTAGAGAACTCCAATGTACAAGGTGAAGAAATATCCCAAGCCTGGGTTCCCCTGACAACTTCCAGAGTCAAAGCCTCTCCCCTGAGGACGGGACAGGGCTTCAGAGATGAAGGACCCAGGCACCACCCAGACACCGCGAAGTACACACACTTGGACCCCAAGTACACAATGTCTCACTCGGAGTCAGTGTCCTCAGAGGACGAGGAAAGCCGAAGGTCCTCATACAGGACACTCGGGGGGACCCGGGCACAGTGAGCCTCAGACTTCTCTGGGGCGTGAGGGTTCTGGGCAGGAGGACCTGGCttctcagggaggaggcaggagggagctggcaggagcCTGGAGCTCCACTGTCCGCTGTCCAGTCTCCTGAAGGCCATcctgaggggctggcctggagcagggctgggtgacGGGAGACGGGGCTCGGTGCAGGCCTGGACAGGGCTCAGGAGACTTCTG contains:
- the LOC142864107 gene encoding ubiquitin carboxyl-terminal hydrolase 17-like protein 6, giving the protein MDNPSCYRPKNSSLLSKRDPDLHLKQAPGTKPLAPRDKLLLTWKRPYGVGAGLCNVGNTCYMNAALQCLTYTPPLANYVLSQEHSLSCRRQECCMLCTMEAHVTRVLTQPGQVIKPSLALAAGFHRYDQEDAHEFLMCTVDAMKRACLSGHEPLDGHSEDTTLIRQIFGGYWRSQIKCLHCHGISDTFEPYLDIALDIEAAQSLNQALQWLVKPEHLDGEDAYHCGTCLKKVPASKSLTVHTASKVLMLVLKRFSDVTGNKIAKEVQYPECLDMQPYMSQRNRGPLVYLLYAVLVHAGSSCQSGHYFCYVKAGNGQWYKMDDAKVTACHISSVLSQPAYLLFYIQKSELGRDGGCASRGKKPRARGAEDTDKGATQRELKSDSGVKIPEFEERLEKTATTELSLDQWKCLLEQNRPKPAVNFRKIESTLPSNAVVIHPPKYKTEMTKDNNLLPTSDKEERDQVSLKASKVPCVGHGRSSLSSYGIDSGNILKFSAQGVQ